Below is a genomic region from Flammeovirgaceae bacterium SG7u.111.
CCTTTTTTATAGTAATGTTCGGCATCCAATTTCTGCTTACCCAAGCAGAAAACTACTTTCTCCACGGTAACGTAACGCTGCCCGATGGGCTCATTGAAGGAATATTGATAGCAGGTGGCGCACTTTCCCTCATCTATTCTATAGCCGCTGTGGTTATTATGGGCTTCCACCGCATCAAAAACTCCGAGCGCTATTTTAGGGCACAAAGAGAAAGGCGAAGCTATAGTGCAAAATTTTACTTTAGACTTCTTTTTTCAGCGGCGGTCATCTATCCAGCCATCTACTTTCTTGCTGGATATTTTATCTTGTGGCAGTTCGAAGCTGCTCGCCTTTACTATGCCAACAGCAGTAACAAGCTTCCATTTTTAGAGCATATGCAGCAACTTTTTTCCCAGAGCTCTGGCTCTCTTTATTTCCTACAAGTAATTAGAGGAGCAATTTGGACAATTATAGGCATGCTTCTTTTTAACATGCTAAAAAGCCATGTCACCATCAAAGCAATCCTCATTGCACTTACTTTCTCCCTTTTCATGGGACTTCAACTCCTCATCCCCAATCCATTTATGCCGACCCCCGTACGCCATGCCCACCTCCTCGAACTCCTGCCGTCTAACTTCATTTGGGGTATTGTTTTAGTATGGTTTGCCCTCAGGCCTAGCAAGAAAAAAGCTCTCTATTAGAAGAGGACATGCACATAGAAAGCCAAACCCTAAAAAGCCACTGAAGATGGACTTCAGTGGCTTTTTAGGGTTTACAAGGAAGGAAAATTATTATATTTGCTTAAAGCTTTTTTCATACTTACCAACAAGTAGCTTTTCACCGACTCTCCTACCTTCACCACCTTATTTTCAACTCCAAAGATTTAACTACTAGACTCAATTATTCTCTAACCACAAGAATTAAAAACATGAAAAATCTATTGCTAATAATCAACATTTCGTGCCTTATACTTTCGTGTACGCCTACAAGTGAACAAGAATCAAAAATGGAATACCCAAAAACCAAGAAAATAGACCAAACAGACGATTTTTTCGGAGTTCAGGTCACCGACCCTTATCGCTGGCTAGAACAAACAGATGCACCAGAAGTAAAAGAATGGGTTGAAGCTGAAAACAAAGTCACATTTAGTTACTTGGGAAAAATACCTTACCGTGAAAAACTAAAAAGCAGGCTACAAACACTCTGGGATTACGAAAAACTTTCTGCACCACGCAAAAGAGGAGATTACACTTATTATTATAAGAATGATGGTCTACAAAATCAGTCGGTACTTTATCGCACAAAAGACGATGCCGAAGAAGTTTTTCTTGACCCTAATAAACTTTCTGAAGATGGCACTACATCACTGTCAGGCAGTTCATTTACCAAAGATGGGAGTTTGTTTGCTTACTCTATTTCTCAAGGTGGATCGGACTGGAGAGAGATTTACATAAAAAATACTGATACAGGCGAATTGCTAGAAGACAAAATTATAGATGCAAAGTTTACAGGAATTACATGGAAAGGAAACGAGGGGTTTTATTACAGTAGTTACGACAGACCCAAAGAGGGAAACAAACTAGTAGCCAAGACTCAATTCCATAAATTGTATTACCACAAATTGGGCACTCCACAAAGCGAAGACGTCTTGATTTTTGGAGGAGAAGAAACTCCACGCAGATACATTGGGGCTAGTATTACAAAAGATGAGCGCTTTCTAGTAATTTCAGCTTCAGAGAGCACCAGTGGCAACGAACTGTACATTCAAGAGCTGAGTAAGGAAAATAGTGAAATCATACCTATTGTGACCAACTTCGAAAACGAACATTCGCTGATTGCAAACGATGATGATAAATTGATGATATACACCAACCTCAATGCACCTAACAACAAAGTAGTTGAAACTAGCATTGATAACCCAAGCCCTGATACTTGGAAAGAGCTAATTCCCGAAACTGAAAATGTACTTTCTGTTTCAACAGCGGGAGGTAAAATATTTGCCAGCTATTTGGTAGATGCAAAAAGTGAAATAAAGCAGTTTGACAAAAACGGAACACTAGAAAGAACCATCGGTCTTCCAGGGATTGGTTCGGCAGGTGGCTTTTATGGAGAAGAGGAAGACA
It encodes:
- a CDS encoding prolyl oligopeptidase family serine peptidase, which produces MEYPKTKKIDQTDDFFGVQVTDPYRWLEQTDAPEVKEWVEAENKVTFSYLGKIPYREKLKSRLQTLWDYEKLSAPRKRGDYTYYYKNDGLQNQSVLYRTKDDAEEVFLDPNKLSEDGTTSLSGSSFTKDGSLFAYSISQGGSDWREIYIKNTDTGELLEDKIIDAKFTGITWKGNEGFYYSSYDRPKEGNKLVAKTQFHKLYYHKLGTPQSEDVLIFGGEETPRRYIGASITKDERFLVISASESTSGNELYIQELSKENSEIIPIVTNFENEHSLIANDDDKLMIYTNLNAPNNKVVETSIDNPSPDTWKELIPETENVLSVSTAGGKIFASYLVDAKSEIKQFDKNGTLERTIGLPGIGSAGGFYGEEEDTELYYTFTSFIDPSTIYKYNIASGESELYWQPEIDFDFGNYETKQVFYTSKDGTKVPMFITHKKGIELNGKNPTYLYAYGGFNISLTPRFSTARLVWLEHGGIYAQPNLRGGGEYGEEWHKAGTKMQKQNVFDDFIAAAEYLEKEKYTSSKYLAIAGGSNGGLLVGATMTQRPNLAKVAFPAVGVMDMLRYHKFTAGAGWAYDYGTADDSKEMFEYLKGYSPVHNVEAGTAYPATMVTTADHDDRVVPGHSFKFAAELQEKQAGSNPVLIRIETKAGHGAGKPTSKIIEENADKWAFAFYNMGFEKLP